The Apium graveolens cultivar Ventura chromosome 10, ASM990537v1, whole genome shotgun sequence nucleotide sequence CGGGATAGTCTGATAACTAAACACGTCCTGGGCCTTAGTCTACCAATCACATTATCGAATAAACAGATGATCTTTAATCAGCCTCACTGTACTAAATATACCAGCAAATAAACACATGACCTATAATCTGCAAGTTATGACATTTGTGAGATCGTTAGATAGGAATCACATTGCTGGAACACAATTTCTTTTTCAAGTGACCATGCTTAGTTGCTTACTAAACGCATCAATCAATGCGGCCATAATTTTTAAGTATACTACCACAACGCGAAATATGATTAAATATCCGCATGAATTATGGTGGTTTTGTTCTATTTTACAGTTGTTTGGATGGAATTGCTACCTCTATCGTTATGGTAACTTTTAACTTTCAGTTACACATCGCTGCCTTTAGATTAGTAAAAAGTTTGTTAACTACCATGTCATCTGATTGAATCAAATTAATATCTTCTTTCTAGAGCTTGATATTACTCAAGTGGTTAAAGACTTATTTATTGTCTCAGGAGATTTGAGAACAGAAACTCAATTGTAGAACATAAAACCTTAAATAGTAAAAAAAAATAACTTCTTTCTAATCGATAAACCTTGATACTTCAAACATATGTTGGCATTTTGTGGGTTTGCATTTTATTGTAGTGATTGGATTAGTAATCATTTCCTGATAACTAGTAATTGGATTTGTGATCAGTGGGACCTTCACCCTCATTAGGAAGTCTATTCCGAGAATAATATCAAAGTCCCCAACAAGTTCACTTTTCCCTCCCATGGTCAACCTTCAGATTCAATGCAGTCTGCAGCTGAATCCGTAACATTCCCTGCTTCGGAATTCACTACTTCAATCCTACTAAGTTAGTTCTGGGTTAGTGTCACCAAATTGGTATACGAATGCAAATCCGGGTCGGGTTCGGATTTAAAGTTTGATACACGAAAGTGCACGGAACGTTGCCAGGTCCACTACTAACACTTGGCTCCAGGTTCAGTAACACTTGGCTCCAGGTTCAGTCCATGCGCACCAATGTTTGTCTGCAACAAAACAGTTTGTGGAACCATTGTCCACCATCGTTATAACGGCTTGTCCATTCACCGTGACTTGCCCACGACTTCTTCACTTTTTTAGCCCAAAGTGTGTTCGTCAGGCGCAAACTTTGCTATGACCAGGGAATTCAATTTAACCTTCTAGTTTGACTGCTATAAGGTTGGTTGTTAAAAGGGTGTTTACTGGATTATTTGAAGCTGAAATATTTAAAATTGTCAGTTTTGTAATCCATCAGTTGTTCTagttaatttaataaaattataaacaaaatAGTAATGCTATAAACAAAATAGTAATGCTAATACTAATGGGAGCTTATCCACAACGATGGGATATACCGGCCGCGATGTTTCATTGCGGTAATTCTCACATGCCGTTTCATTTTGCTCTCACCTGCCGTATTGTTTCATTTTACGGCTCTATCATTTTGTGGCTGGTGTATCACAGTTGATGGCATCAGATTTATAGTCTCCATACGACCTTAGCCGTAAGAATCTTAAATAGAAACATGACTCTTCAAACTCCATTTCTCCCTGGTTCCAATAAAACCTGTTACGTAACAACATGACTCTTCAAACTCCATTTCTCCCTGGTTCCATAAAACCTGTTACGTAACAAGGGGCCTACGTCCAGCATAGGCACTACACTTTCGGAGTCCGTAAGTCAAAATATCCGCAAACCCCGAACGATAAAAGATTATTGCCGAAAGCTCAATTTCCGTAGGCCGTTGGCCCACAACTCAATTTTATCCTCTAAACTCTACACATGTCATTCACAAAGTACCAAGTCATGCCTTTCCCACCTCTCTACCTTCCACGTGTCGAAGTACCCTATGACAGTCACCGCCTACTAAGCTAGAGGACAACTGGCTAGTCATAAAAAAACCAAGAGGAAAAGGGACGATAAGACAATTAAAAAAATAGATACCCCCTACGGACCACACCCAAAAACCAAAAACACGCTATCAATTTGGTGCCGCCGCCGGGGATCCGACAAAAAATACTAATCACCATACCACAATGACATCCCCTCGTTCTTTATCCAAAATCCCCATAGAAAAAAATGAGTAACGGATCAAATAATGAAGCTCGTACTTACGACAGTTCTTCTGAAACACCCAATAATTCTCCTAAGCATAGTATGTTGTCCAACTTAAGGGCTCAGCGGAATTATATGCCACAACAGATGGATCATTTGACAACACAAATGGCTGCAAATCAACACGAAGCTCATCCCCCTCAATATTACCCTGAAGCCGTTTCCAGTTCGTATCTTGGAAGACACTCTAGGTCTCCCTCACCTGAATATCCTCAACCAAATTTGCAAGACGAATTTTCCCAAGACTCTTATCCTAGCTACAGCACCCTTCGATCTGGAGAACGCCCTCCCCGTAGGGCCCTAATGACTCCTTCTTCTGAATCATCAGGTAATGGTACTCCGCATGAAGAAGGAGGGTCCCAGTATAGACTGCCAACCCCAGCCCGAAGAGTCAGGAGGTCCCCCTATTAACCAAGGAGGGACCATCGAACTGCTATCCCCATGGAAAGGCAGGAAAACATGATGACTCGCCAGGCTAGAAGGTTTATACCCTGGGGCTGCCGCAGATACGGCCACGGGAGGAACACCTTTCACTGAAGCCTTGGAAGCTACCCCCGTCAATCTTGGAGTGAAAATCACTGGTTTGGAATCGTTCAATGGTACTTCTGACCCGAATGATCATTTAAGTTATTATGAAAATTTGATGATATGTCATAGGTACAACGACATTACCAAATGTCGACGGTTCATTTCAACCTTTAAAGCCTACACCAGGATTTGGTTTTCAAGTTTAGCCCCTAGGTCTATTAGCTCTTGGGAAAAGTTTAAGGTATTATTCTTATCAAAATTTCGTGTTAATACCCCTCATACTGTTCATACGATATCTCTAGAGAATGTAAAGCAGGAATAGGGTGAAACCCTACGGGACTACATTGAGAAATTTAAGAATGCGGCTTCCAAAGTCAAAGAATTAAAACAGACAAGTGTTGTTGATTCCTTCATCAGCAATATGAACTATCAAGAATGCAGAGATTGTTGCAAGGAACTGTGTAATCGAGAGCCTACTGATCTTTTTGAAGCCTATACTATAGCTTTGGCCTATATAGCAACAGACGAAATGATTCGTGCTTATTATCCTTCGGCTCGAGAAAAATCTTCCTTGCCAGGCCGAAGAGCAATGCAGGTAGATGAGATGGAAGACTTCCGAGGAAGAGGCCAGAGAAACTTCCCTACAGATTAAAGGGCTATCCCCAGACAAATCCGAGAAGAACCCAACTTTACCCCATTAACACAAACCCCATCTTACGTACTTCAGCAAATAAGAACTAAAGAATTCTTTCAACTACCTAATCCCATGAGGACACCCACAAAAAAGAGAGATCGAACCCGCTTTTGTGATTATCATGCGGAAATCGGACATAACACGGATGAATGCACCTCCCTCAAATACTTCTTGGAAAGGCTAGTGAAGAAGGGACTCTTGAATGAGTACCTTCCCCTCGAGGTCGACAGAACCCTCAACAACTAGAGGGTGCTGCAAGAGCTGCACCACCACGGCATGTGGTTGATATGATTTTGGGAGGAAGCATGACGCCCTACGAAGTCATGCAAATAGATCCATCGCTTCAGGCCTTTCGCCTCACTGGCACTTCCATTTTTTTCTCAGATGCTTACTACCCCAAAGAAAATGTTTGTCGGAATGGTCCACTTACGGTTACTCTCGATATGGACAACCAAGACATCAAGAAGGTCTTAATAGATAATGGCTCCTCCTAGATATCATTTTCAAACACGCCCTCAGAAGGATGATTTTAAGTACTCCCCTAGAAGAAATGAAGCTCGAAGAGATACAGGGGCCCGTCTACGGCTTTGGAAATCATGCCGTACCCGTTCAGGGAGCCATTGACATTCCCACCACCTTCGGCACTTCTCCACAAGAGGTAACTGCCATGGTTAAATATTATGTCATTGACATGGCCTCCCCCTATAATGCCATCATTGGGCAGCCCACCTTGTTCTTCTTAGGAGCCATCATATCTTCCCCTCACATGAAAGTTAAGTTCCCTACCCCCATGAGACCCGGTGAACTGATTACTAATCCCATAGCCTCTTAGTATTGCTACTCCACTTCTTTAAGCTTGGCTCAAACTCAACCTAAGAAGAGAAAACCCTACGGGGAACAGAAAGAAGGAAGCTCATATAAGACCCCTAAAACTTCATAGGACGAAACTTCGCAGGTATTCTTGATTGAGAGTTCATTTTCCTATTCGGAAACTTCTCTAACAAAGGTCGAGCTCCATCGCACACCTAAGGTTGAGCCGGGAGAACCAGTGGAAAATATTGAGCTAGTAGAAGGGGATCCAACTCGGTGCATTTCCATCGGATCACGCCTATAACCCCCTCTGAAGCAAGAACTCATTCAACTCCTGCGGGAATTCCCAGACATCTTTTTCTGGAGGCCTGAAGATGTGCCAGGCCTCGATGAGTCTATCACTGTTCATAAACTCCATGTCGATCCCAATAAAACCGTGGTCAAGCAGAAAAGGAGAAATTTCGCACCTGAAAGACAGCAAGCCATAGATGAAGAGATCAACAAATTATTGAAAGCCAAGTTTATTTATGAGATACAATTTCCCGAATGGATATCGAATGTTGTGTTGGTCAAAAAGACTAATGGCAAATGGCGAGTTTGCATTGCCTATACTGATTTAAACAAGGCTACCCCCAAAGATTATTATCCCCTTCCCACTATCGACCGGTTGGTAGATGCCACTGCCGGAAATGTTCTCTTCAGCTTCTTAGATGCCTTCTCGGGGTATAACCAAATTAAGTTGGCTCTCGAAGACCAGGCTAAGACCACATTTATTACCCATCGAGCGATATATGCTTATCGTGTTCTTCCTATGAGATTAATGAATACCGGAGCTACATATCAACGGACCATGAACAAGATATTCTCCAGCCAAATTGGAAGAAATTTAGAAGTATATGTAGACGGCATGATTTTCAAGTCCAAATTTGAAAAAGTAAATCTGCATGATCTGAGAGAAACCTTCTTAACCATTCAAAATCATGGCCTTCGATTGAATCCCTCCAAATGCACCTTTGGAGTGGCTAGCGGGTGGTTCCTAGGCCATATGATCAGTGGGCGTGGGATAGAAGTTAACCCAGAAAAGGTTAGGGCTATACTGGAAATGGGACCCCCAACAATACCCAGGCAGATTCAGTCGTTGAATGGATGTTTAACTTCTCTCCGGAGATTGTTTCCAAGTTGGATGAAAGAAGCATCCCCTTCTTCGATGCACTGAAAGGGGTGAACAAATATAAAGAAGTGCAATGGACGCCTTCATGTCAAGAAGCCTTCGACTCCTTAAAGAGTTACTTATCATCTCCGCCGGTTCTCTCCCAACCTCTTTCTGGAGAACCCCTGTATTTGTATCTAGCCGTAGCCCCTTGGGCTGTAAGCTCATGTTTGATTCGCGAAGAAGAAGGTAAGCAATTCCCTGTGTACAATGTCAGTCATGTCTTACGGGATGCAGAAAACAGGTATCCCATTATTGAAAAAATGGCATACTCTCTCCTCCTTGCTAGCAGGAAACTTCGCCCATATTTCCAAGGACACGACATCAAAGTGTACACCAATCAACCCCTACGGAAGATACTTCACAAGCCGGACCTCTCCGGAAGATTGGTAAATTGGGCTATAGAGCTCAGCCAATTTAACATCACCTACCTACCTCGTCCTTCCATCAAGGGTCAAGCTTTGGCCGATTTCCTAGTCGAATGCTCTGCACCTTCAGAGATTGAAACACCTACGGAAAGCTCCTCCGAGTTGGTACATCTACCCCTTCCATGGCTGTTATTTGTTGACGGATCTTCTATCTCAGACAGCAGGGGAGCTAAAGTCCTATTGATAAGCCCCGAAGGATTCGCGGTCCAGTAATCTATAAAATTCGATTACCCTACTACCAATAATTGCTTAGAATATGAGGCACTTCTAGCGGGTCTTTGTTTAGCCAAAGCTCTTCAAGTACAACACTTAAAGGCCTACAGTGATTCCCAGCTCATAGTCAACCAAGTTCTTGGTGGGTTTACTGCCAAATCCCCTCTAATGATAAAATATCTTGAAGAAACTAGAGTCAAACTCCTAGAATTTCACATTGCCTGCCTTGACGAGATTATGCGAGAGGAGAATCAAAGAGCCGATATCTTAGCAAAGTTAGCCACCGACGAAGATCATTCCCCTTCTGTGGGTCTTTACAAAATATTGCTAACATCTCCTTCGGTCACACCTCTGACCAAACCTGCTTCGGAAATATTAGTAATCTCCTACGACCCAAATTGGATGACTCCAATTTACCTCTATCTGCAAGAAGGGATCCTCCCTCAAAACAAAAGGGCTGCTCAATTGCTACATTCTAAAGCTGCTCATTACACCATTATAGATGATACTCTTTATCGAAGATCTTTCTTAGCATCCCTTCTTAAATGTGTTGATTATGTAGAAGCAGACTATTGCATGCTCGAAGTTCATGAGGGAATATGTGGAATCCACTCGTCCGGAGAAGCCCTGGCACATAAAATCATCAGACAGGGATACAATAGGCCTACTTTGAGGAGAGATTGCTTGAACTATTTCAAGACCTGTGCCAAATGCCAGTTTCACGCTTCAATCCCACATTGCCTCCGGTTTTTTCTACGGCTATTTTATCCCCCATCCCTTTGACATTTGGGGAATGGATATTATGGGACCTTTCCCCCCATCCAAAGGAAATATTCGATTCCTGCTGGTAGCCGTTGATTATAAGACAAAGTGGGTTGAAGCCAAGGCCGTGGCTCACACGACTTCAGTAGTGTGTCAAATTTTTTTCATGAACACATCGTCACCCGGTTTGGGATTTCCCGTATTTTAATTACTGATAATGGAAGACAGTTCATTGAATCTGAATTTGAGGAATATCTAATAGCCTACGGGATACAACACCGCAGATCTTCTGTGGCCTACCCCCAATCTAATGGCCAAATCGAAGTCACTAATCGAACCCTCCTACAAAGTTTGAGGAAGAATGTTCAGGATTCAATGGCACTTTGGGTAGAAGAATTACCGAATATATTATGGGCCTATCGCATTGATACCTGCAAGCCTACCGGAGAAAGCCCCCTTCGACTCACTTATGGCACTGAAACTCTCGTACCCGTAGAAATAGGAGAATCCTCCTCTCGGGTTCAAGATTACAACTCTCATCTGAATCAACAAGGGTTACAGACGAACTTAGATTTACTCGAGGAAAGAAGGGAGAATGCTCTTATACGTATGACAAACTACAAACAAAAGACTGCTCTTCACTTCGGCAAAATTCTTCCTCGACAGTTTCAGGTAGGAGATCAAGTACTTAGAGCTGCTTCCGTCTCTACTCCCTCCAAAACAAAAAAATTGGACCCTATCTGGGAAGGCCCTTATGTTATAACTCAGGCTACCCGGCCCGGGACATATCACCTTGCCCAATTATCCAGAGAATCCCTTCCCAACATCTGGCATGCCACTCATCTCAAACGTTTTTATTATTAAGTCTTTTAACCAGTTTGACATAATATAAATGTTGTAAATAGAAGCCTACGTTTATTAATACATTTTGCTATGAATATTGGAATGATGGTATCTTTTACGTTTATTGCTAAAGCCTTAATCGGCCCGGGCTTAACCCTCTACCAAAGATTGCCTAATAAAAAGCCTACTTATGCAGCCTACAGCCTGCGGCATGGGTAATGCCATCTCACAACTATTCGTTACAACGCCATTATATGCAGCTCACTGCTTGCGGCTCAAATAGTTCGACTAGATAACTATTTGTTACAACGCCATTATATGCAGCTCACTGCCTGCGGCTCGAATAGTTCGACTAGATAACTATTTTTTACAACGCCATTATATGCAGTTCACTGCCTGCGGCCCCAATAGTTCGACTAAATAACTATTTGTTATAATGCCATTATATGCAACTCACTGGCTGCGGTACGAATAAGTTCACCTAAATAACTATTTGTTACAAAAACCAAAACAAGCAGCTCACCGCCTGCGGTACAAATAGTTCATTTGCATAAACATTTGTTAAATATTAAAATTGTACTAACATGTTTATAACAGGTTCTCCCTTAAACATTTATTGTACCGACTGTGTTTGTTAAAATGCTTACGACACAAAAACGTATGTTTATATCAGATTATTCGCCTTTTGCTGTAAATCCAAACTATTATTTGCCTACGATTGGAACATGACTCAAATCATCCTTACCACAATAATCATATATGCAAAATAGCGAAACAAAGAATTTTATTTCATAAAAAATTAAACATCAATCCCTAAAGGGATACAATTCACCGAATGAAAATTTTCAAACATCAACAAAACATACAAAAACTTAAAACACATCCCCCACTAAAATGCTCAAACGATAGTTCTCTTCCTTCACCAAAGCCTGGATCTCCTCCAGCTCTTCAACCTTTAGCTCCAACTTGAGAATTTTACCGTTCTGACGACGAATCCTCTCCTGCATCTTAGAGATAGTAGCTAACAACTGTTCCTTTTTCTTTAGGGCCTTCTTTCCCTTGTCATTTGAACAACTACCTTGAGATTCCATGAGAGGTTTAAACTTTTGCCTTCGGAACGAGAAGAAAAAGATTTGAAACAAAGGTAGGGATAACTCTAAAAAACTACTCTATATATAAGACGAGAATGACTTTTCATTTCCTTGGCATTTAACACAAATACATTAATTAACATTAATTACTCCTATTGACCCTTTGACGTCCCATCTCCTCGGGTCAATACATTCCATTAATTAGCACCATTTACCAATCTTTTCGTTTTCCCCAAAATTTTCTCTTAATTACTTATATTGAGAAAACAGTATAATGTCAGAAACGAAAAAAAGAAATCGAAAATTTATCACGAAAACTTCCTTCTTTTATTCCGTAATAAAAATTACATAACTAAAATTAAAATTACATCATGGATAACGCGCCCTACGGCCCAACGATATCCTCAAGTCATTATTCTCATTCTGAAGCCTACCGAGAGCCTCACTAAGCACCTGCACCTGTTCCTCTGTCGCCACAATTGTCCCCCACAAAGACCTAATGCTATCCCTCGACTCCTTCAGGTATTCCTCCAGCTGGATTTCCCTTGCCGACTTTCCCCCATTTGAAGACATCTCTTTTTTACCTTCAGAAAAAGAAAGGAAATAGAGGAAGAAGCAAAAAGATAAATCACATCTTCACTAACCACACTTCTTATATAGCCCATCTATCACCCACCGACCGTTTTAGTCAACAGGCGATTCCTCGTTTTTACACAATTATTCACTACCCCTCATAAATGAAACCACAATTATTCACTTCCCAAAAAACTTTACATTTTCCACAAACACTTACTTTCATTCAAAATCATTTCCTAAAGAAAATGCCTCTTTTTTGATGGGGCAACCCCCAAGGTAGATTCAAAATCCTTAAATTCAAAGTCCATATATTAAAAAGTTTGTTTTCTTAAAATTAAATCTGATTATCACAAGCGACAACGATGAATACTCGAAGtcttaaaaatattaaaacaacGATGATCATTTCGCCCTCAGCCTCCGGCCTTCCGCCCTCTTCTATCGACTTCTTCTTAGCAGCCTCAGCCTCATCTTGCTCCTCCATCCTTTTTAATTCCCAAGCCTGGAAGTGATCCACGCTATGCCTGACAAGGTCCATGACATTTTCTTCACCCACAAAAGATAAACAATCATTAAAGCCCTCCTCATGCATCGATCCAGCCTTCTCATATAGCGAAGCCTCATATTCTGCCAAAACCAAGAACCGATCCACATTGTCCTTATAAGTAATGAGAGCATCCTGCTCCACCTTCTCCAAAGTCTCAGTTACCTTTCGAACTTCTTCTGCCTTAGCATCCAACTCTTTCTGCAACCTATCCATCTCCGAACGAAGGTTTGCTAACATTCTTTGCTCCGACTGTAATTTCTCAAGATTTTCTCTGTTGTCCTTT carries:
- the LOC141690882 gene encoding uncharacterized protein LOC141690882 — protein: MIKYLEETRVKLLEFHIACLDEIMREENQRADILAKLATDEDHSPSVGLYKILLTSPSVTPLTKPASEILVISYDPNWMTPIYLYLQEGILPQNKRAAQLLHSKAAHYTIIDDTLYRRSFLASLLKCVDYVEADYCMLEVHEGICGIHSSGEALAHKIIRQGYNRPTLRRDCLNYFKTCAKCQFHASIPHCLRFFLRLFYPPSL